In Cytophagales bacterium, a single genomic region encodes these proteins:
- a CDS encoding ferredoxin--NADP reductase gives MSNQYFTLKVTDIVKETTDAITIHFEHPPDHKIAYKPGQYLTLIVNVNGEKSRRAYSLCSSPNEDKTLAVTVKKLEGGTISNYLNDNLKPGDPMEIMVPTGTFAIDLVPGAKRHLVLFGAGSGITPLMSIMKSVLAAESHSQVSLVYGNRNEESIIFKDDIDELKKKYGSRFNFIHVLTRPADGWDGPKGRINKIKVSHLLEQFPEMGPKVTDYYICGPQGMMDEVKSALESLNVAAEKIHKESFTAPLEKEAEILDEGRETKANEFKIQDVKINYEGQTYTITVKPDSTILETALDEGIDLPYSCQSGLCTTCRCKLLSGEVHMDEREGLSDMEIDEGYVLICQGHPVTADVVLEAG, from the coding sequence ATGAGCAATCAATATTTCACCCTAAAAGTAACTGACATCGTCAAAGAAACTACCGATGCCATCACTATTCACTTTGAACATCCACCGGATCATAAAATAGCTTATAAACCAGGCCAGTATTTGACCCTGATCGTTAACGTGAATGGAGAAAAATCCAGGAGAGCTTATTCGCTTTGCAGCTCACCGAATGAAGATAAAACCCTTGCTGTAACTGTAAAAAAACTTGAGGGCGGGACAATATCTAATTACCTGAACGATAATTTAAAACCGGGTGATCCAATGGAGATCATGGTGCCTACAGGTACTTTTGCCATAGACCTGGTGCCTGGTGCAAAAAGACACCTCGTCTTGTTTGGTGCCGGCAGTGGTATTACTCCTTTAATGTCTATCATGAAATCAGTTTTGGCAGCAGAGTCACACAGCCAGGTTTCATTGGTATATGGAAACAGAAATGAAGAATCGATTATTTTTAAAGATGATATAGATGAATTGAAAAAAAAATATGGCAGCAGGTTTAATTTTATTCATGTATTAACCAGGCCGGCTGATGGGTGGGACGGGCCAAAGGGTCGGATCAATAAGATCAAGGTCTCACATTTATTAGAGCAATTCCCTGAAATGGGCCCAAAGGTAACTGATTATTACATCTGCGGCCCTCAAGGCATGATGGATGAGGTGAAATCAGCCTTGGAGAGTTTAAATGTAGCTGCAGAAAAAATTCATAAAGAAAGCTTTACGGCTCCTTTGGAAAAGGAGGCTGAAATCCTGGACGAAGGACGCGAGACAAAGGCAAACGAATTTAAAATCCAGGATGTCAAAATTAATTATGAAGGCCAAACCTATACCATAACGGTAAAACCTGATAGTACGATACTGGAAACAGCCCTGGATGAAGGCATTGATCTTCCGTATTCTTGCCAGAGCGGATTGTGTACTACCTGCAGGTGTAAACTCTTATCGGGCGAGGTGCACATGGATGAACGCGAGGGATTATCGGATATGGAAATAGATGAGGGATATGTATTAATATGCCAGGGACACCCGGTAACGGCCGATGTGGTCTTGGAAGCAGGGTAG
- a CDS encoding GIY-YIG nuclease family protein, with product MYYVYVLESQKDEKYYIGYTSNVEKRVEYHNAGLQRSTRHRRPFKLIYKEAFEDKTKALKREKQIKSYKGEEAFRRLIIGT from the coding sequence ATGTATTATGTTTACGTACTCGAGAGCCAGAAAGACGAGAAGTATTATATTGGATATACTTCCAACGTTGAGAAACGAGTGGAATATCATAATGCCGGACTGCAACGGTCAACGCGTCACCGGAGACCTTTTAAGCTTATTTATAAAGAAGCCTTTGAAGATAAAACGAAGGCCCTAAAAAGGGAAAAGCAAATCAAGAGCTATAAGGGAGAAGAGGCTTTTCGGAGATTGATCATCGGGACGTAG
- a CDS encoding lysophospholipid acyltransferase family protein — translation MRFTYFLFLFFIKFFQVAPFWLLYFFSNGLYFLVYYIVGYRKKVVNQNLLNSFPDMPANKRKRLAKEFYKNLCDILLETIKGFTMSQKEIEKRYRFINPELMNDYFSKGTNVISVGAHYANWEWGIMAVATQLKHKIVSFYTPLSNTYIEKKMLRNRKRYGTELVSISDVRKSFTSKMDRAATYFFGADQSPSNPKGAHWMTFLNQDTACMKGAEFFSRLYSLPVVYFDVQRVKRGYYTVELMLLEENASGTSSGEITEKYMHALEEIIKKKPEDYLWAHRRWKHKSA, via the coding sequence ATGCGGTTCACCTATTTTTTGTTTCTCTTCTTTATAAAATTTTTCCAGGTAGCGCCTTTTTGGCTGTTATACTTTTTTTCTAATGGTCTTTATTTCCTTGTTTATTACATTGTCGGATACAGAAAAAAGGTAGTGAACCAAAATTTATTGAACTCTTTCCCCGATATGCCTGCTAATAAACGAAAGCGGCTGGCCAAAGAATTTTATAAGAACCTCTGTGATATATTGTTGGAAACCATTAAAGGATTCACCATGAGCCAAAAGGAAATAGAGAAAAGATACAGGTTTATCAACCCCGAATTAATGAACGATTATTTTAGCAAAGGGACAAATGTAATTTCAGTTGGCGCTCATTATGCCAATTGGGAATGGGGAATTATGGCAGTAGCAACGCAGTTGAAGCACAAAATTGTGTCATTTTATACCCCTCTCTCTAACACGTATATTGAGAAAAAAATGTTGAGAAATCGAAAAAGATATGGAACCGAGCTTGTTTCGATATCCGATGTACGTAAATCATTTACTTCTAAAATGGATAGAGCCGCCACCTATTTTTTTGGTGCAGACCAAAGCCCTTCCAACCCAAAAGGAGCTCATTGGATGACGTTCCTCAACCAGGATACTGCCTGCATGAAAGGTGCGGAATTCTTTTCCAGGCTATACAGTTTACCTGTTGTGTACTTTGATGTACAGCGCGTAAAAAGAGGATATTATACTGTAGAGTTAATGCTGTTGGAAGAAAACGCTTCTGGTACTTCTTCAGGTGAGATAACTGAAAAGTACATGCATGCTTTGGAAGAGATAATCAAAAAGAAACCGGAAGATTATCTTTGGGCACACAGGAGATGGAAACATAAAAGCGCATAG
- a CDS encoding YceI family protein — MAQSTWSFDKAHSKVTFSVTHLMISEVSGQFNEFEGEVVSKSDDFADSQIEFTINVGSINTDDEKRDGHLKSEDFFDAEKYPMITFKSKSLKQVKGKNYKLTGDMTIRDVSKEVTLDVIYFGTMKDPYGNTKAGFKITGEINRMDYGVKWNSPLEGGGVVVGETVNLVCNVELMKKK, encoded by the coding sequence ATAGCACAATCAACATGGAGCTTTGACAAAGCTCATTCAAAAGTAACTTTTTCGGTAACACACCTGATGATTTCCGAAGTTTCCGGACAATTTAATGAATTTGAAGGCGAAGTGGTATCTAAAAGCGATGATTTTGCCGATAGTCAGATTGAGTTCACGATCAATGTTGGCAGCATCAACACAGATGACGAAAAAAGAGATGGACATTTAAAATCAGAAGACTTTTTTGATGCTGAAAAATATCCCATGATCACATTTAAAAGTAAATCACTAAAACAAGTAAAAGGTAAAAATTACAAATTGACGGGGGATATGACTATAAGAGATGTTTCCAAAGAGGTAACCCTTGATGTGATTTATTTTGGCACTATGAAGGACCCTTATGGAAACACCAAAGCAGGATTTAAAATTACCGGTGAAATCAATCGAATGGATTATGGTGTGAAGTGGAACTCGCCTTTGGAAGGTGGAGGCGTTGTAGTTGGTGAAACTGTTAACTTAGTCTGTAACGTAGAATTAATGAAGAAAAAATAA
- a CDS encoding prohibitin family protein, translating to MENKGLVRIVVIGVIGLIVLIFFSSSMFITIEPGERGVIFRKFTTGLDKEHIFQPGFTVIAPWNRMFLYQVKDQIKEETVDVLDKNGLSLHIDVTVRFYPVYNKIGELQEKFQGQYIDVVVVPEARSSVRRVMGRYTAEEIYSTKRAEVEKTIIEETEKVLSANHVVMKSLLLRSITLPPQIKQAIEDKLQKEQELLAYEFKLKTARKEAEKRIIDAKGKAQSNRILSASLTDKILKEKGIIATQELASSPNTKVIVIGSGKDGLPLILGGN from the coding sequence ATGGAAAACAAAGGATTAGTAAGAATTGTGGTGATAGGCGTAATTGGTCTGATTGTGCTTATCTTTTTTTCAAGTAGTATGTTTATTACTATTGAACCAGGCGAAAGGGGTGTAATTTTTAGAAAATTCACTACCGGTCTTGATAAAGAACATATTTTTCAACCGGGTTTTACCGTTATTGCTCCCTGGAACCGAATGTTTTTATACCAGGTTAAGGATCAAATAAAGGAAGAAACAGTGGATGTACTTGATAAGAACGGTTTATCATTACATATTGATGTTACCGTTCGTTTTTATCCGGTTTATAATAAAATCGGAGAGCTTCAGGAAAAATTTCAGGGACAATATATAGATGTGGTGGTAGTTCCGGAGGCCCGTTCATCTGTAAGAAGAGTAATGGGGCGATATACTGCTGAAGAAATATACTCTACCAAACGCGCTGAAGTTGAAAAAACTATCATTGAAGAAACTGAAAAAGTGTTGAGTGCAAATCATGTTGTGATGAAATCTTTGCTTCTTCGCTCAATTACGCTTCCCCCACAGATCAAGCAAGCCATCGAAGACAAGCTGCAAAAAGAACAGGAGCTATTGGCTTATGAGTTCAAGCTGAAAACAGCACGAAAAGAAGCTGAAAAAAGGATAATTGATGCAAAGGGTAAAGCTCAATCAAATAGAATTTTAAGCGCGAGTTTAACCGATAAAATCTTAAAAGAAAAAGGAATCATAGCTACCCAGGAATTAGCTAGCTCTCCAAACACTAAAGTTATCGTGATCGGGAGTGGTAAAGACGGACTTCCTTTGATTTTGGGAGGCAATTAA